TGCCGACCCCGCGCCGGATGCGATCAAGTCTTAAAGCCTGAGGAAATCATGAGCCCATCGCGGCATGCCGTGCGACATCAAATCCCGGGCACCCCCGGGGTCCACCGCCATGCCTGGACGCTTCATGGCCACACCACCTCGACCACCTGATAATAGCGCCCTGCAGCCGCGGAGGGCAGGGTCAGCGTGGCGGGTGGCCCATCATCGAACCATTGGACCCACGATCCGGGCGCGGTCACCAGCGGCTGGACGATCCAACTGTTCGTCATTGCGGGGGTGGAAGCGTACCGGATGGCATAGCGCGCTCCCTCAACCGCCGGAAACTCGAGCAACGCCTGGCCGGCAGTCCAGTTCAACAGGCGGGTGCCGTTGACGCCTGTGACTTCAGGGATGGGAACCCGGGGCACCGGGACACCCACCGCAGCCAGTTCCGGGTCAGGGCCGGCCTGACGGGACGGACTGAAGGACTGCAACACCAACTCCACCGACTGCCCCGGGGCGAGCGGTGACGGGTAGGTGACGAACGGGGTCACCCCATTGGTTCCCCAAGCGTTGAACAGCCCGTTGGTCCACCCGGAAACCAGCACACGGGCCGCGCCGACCGGACTCGCACCGGCATTCGACAGTCCAATGCGCTGTTCAAGGAGTCCCGTTTGACGGTTGAGCACCTGGGGTGACCTCAGCGTGATCTCAAGGTCGGCGAAGGTGCCGGTGCCCACCAGCAGGTCCACCCGGCTCGTGGCACCCGGCGGGACGGGATTCTCGAATCCCGGCGCCTCGACAGCGGCAATGAGCGGCATGGTGCCGGCGGGCTCCGGCTGGAAGGCCAGTTGCAGCCGTGCCTCCGATCCGGCGGCCAGGGACCCGACCGTCACCCAGGCATGGGTATCCCGCACCTCCACCGGCAACGACAACGGGGCCACGGACACCCAGTGAAGTCCCGCAGGGAGTTCCTGACGCACCACGACGCCCGCGGCGTTGTCCGGCCCCTCATTTGAGATGGTGAGCCCTCCCGCGACGAGGTCGTTCTGGATGACGCCCCCGGGAAAGGGCCCCCAGGCCGCGGTAAGCCGGGCAACGCCGTAGATGTTGGTCGTGGAGAAGAGGGCGATGTCGGCGGCGACACCCCCAATGCCGCCGATGACCCGGTGGGTGATCACTCCCGGATCCACGGCGACGCCGGAATAGGTGAGCACGGCATCGGCACGATTGGTCAGCGCGGGAATGGTGAACAAAGCCACGGACGCGAGATTGGTCGCGGAACCGAGAGAGTTGGAGGAGGCCGTCAGGGTGACTCCGCCCCGGATGTCCACCTCGATGACCAGCCCGTTCAGGGCCTCCCCGGAGAGGTTGGTCACGTTCAGCGTATACCCGACAGTGCGCAGCACCCGGGCCGGATCCGGATTCGCTTGAAATCCAAGACCCAATTCCTGCCCGCGGAGGATTCCGCCCGCCAACCACACCATCAGCCAGCATCGCAGCCACCGGCTTGTGACAAGGTCCATCCCCCAAGGGAAGCCGCGGCGGCCCCTCGACGGCAAGCCCGATGGAGTGGCCCCGAAACGCCACGCGAAGCCCCGTTGTTCGTCGCGGTGTCAAAAATCCCCACCTGACGGCGCCCCCGGGTGCGTCGTCCCGCTTCCCGCGCCCGTGAACGGACACGAACCGAACCCGGGGGTTGAGCCCGGCCATGCCTCCGGATCCAATGCGACCCACCAGCCAGCGTCCGCGCTGGCGCGCTGCGAGCATCGCAGCCTGATTTTGCAGATTCAGGAGCGCCGGGCGGAATGGCGGGGTTCCGAACGGCTCCCGCTTCATGCTCACCGTCCGCCTGACCCCTCGCCGGTTGCCGCTCTGCACCGGACAAACCCGGCGCCATTTCCTCAAGCTGGGTGCGCGGGCACCGCTGGGCCTCTCCCTGCCCGCATTGCTCGCCGCGGAAAAAGCGAGACCGCCCGGAACGCCTTCCGCAAGGGCCCGATAACGGCCACCAACTGGGTGTTGAGCGGGCGCTTCGGTTCGCCGTTCGGCGATCATCCGGCACTGGGAGCCGTGGTGGCGCACGAGACCGGCTTTTCCGGCCTGGTGCCGCCCTGCGTTGCGGTACCGAGGAACCCTTCATTCGCCTGGGAACTGGGCCGGAGCGCCTCGCTTGGCGGCCGCTGCGAATCCTTCATGTGCGGCAATCCCAGTGGGGAGAACTTCAAGGTCCGCAACCTCTCCGTGTCTGGACGGAACCGCCCCCGACCTGGCGGGAGCGGTGGGGGCTCCGTAAGGCCCTCAGCGCCCTGGCAGGTCCGCACGTGCGCCCGAGCATTGCTCCGGCCGGTTGATGCGCCGCGACCTCGCACGACCGGGCCGGGCCGGGTAGTCTGAGTCCGTGAAGCTCACGCATGGCGCGCATCTGGCCTACTGCACCAATGTCCATCGCGGACGCGACTGGGCCGAGACCCTTGCCGGACTTCAGGAGCACACGCTGGCGGTGCGCCGACGGGTGGCCTCCGGACGCCCTTACGCGATCGGCCTGCGGTTGAGTGATCTGGCGTCCCGCGAACTCAGCCAGTCCACCACGCTGCGCAGCTTCCGAGACTGGCTGGAGCGGCACCACTGCTACGTCTTCACAATCAACGGATTCCCCTACGGCAACTTTCACGGCACCCGGGTCAAGGAACAGGTGGCGCAGCCGGACTGGACCACTCCCGAGCGACTCGCCTACACGAACCGGTTGTTTGACCTTCTGGCAGCACTGCTGCCCCCGGGTGTCGAAGGATCCGTCAGCACCGTGCCGGTCAGCTTCAAACAGTTTCGACTCGGCGAGCGCGGCCTCCGCGCCGCCCGCGAGAACTTGTGGCGGTGTGTGGATCATCAGGAGCAGCTCTGCCGCCGTACCGGCCGGAAGCTTCATCTCGGTCTGGAGCCCGAGCCGTTTGGAACCGTTGAGAACACCACCGAGTGCCTCGTTCTCATGGAGCAACTCGAGGCGGACCGCCCGGGGGACCAGCGCCTGTGGGAACACCTGGGAATCAACTACGACACCTGCCATTTCGCACTCCAGTACGAGGAGGCAACGGCAGCCCTGGAGCGCTTCCGTCGTCGCGGGGTGATCGTCAGCAAAATCCACCTCAGCAACGCGCTCCGCGTCCACCCGACCCTGGAGGTCCGACGGCAGCTCGATTCGTTCCTCGACGGGGTGTATTTCCATCAGGTCATCGAGCGCCGCGCCGACGGCGAACTGGTGCGCTATCAGGATCTGGAGGAGGCGCTGGCCACCCCGGTCAGCGACGGGCCCCAATGGGACCGCGAATGGAGGATCCACTTCCACGTGCCCCTCCACGCTCCGGAGACCGGTACTCTGGGCACCACCGCGGAACACGTCCGCTCCACCCTGGATGTCCTGCGGCAACATCCCAATCTGTGCCATCACCTCGAAATGGAGACGTACACCTGGGAGGTGCTGCCCCGGCCGCTGAAATCCGCGCGGGTGGAGGACATGCTGGTGGGAGAGTATGAGTGGACCCTGGCCGAGCTGGCCCGTCGGGGATTCACACCGGCATGAGACCCGGCCCCCCGGCGGAACCGGGAATTGGCCGGGAATTGCTCTGGGCCTCGCGGTCCGAACTTCACGCGCGCCGGTGGCCCAGGATAGTTTCCGTCCGGTGATCCGTTGCTGCCTTCTCCTGTGTTGCCTCGCGGCCGTGTCCTGGGGCGCCACCCCGGGCCCAGGCGCCTACCTCAGGGATCCCGCCCTCCACGGGGAGACGATTGTCTTCACTGCGGAGGGAGACCTCTGGTCTGTGTCCACGGCCGGCGGGGTCGGCCGCCGGCTCACGTCGCACCCCGGAATGGAGCAGCACGCCGCCTTTTCACCGGACGGCGCCACCCTCGCGTTCTCGGCCGAGTACGAAGGACCCCGCGAAGTGTACACCATGCCCGCATCCGGCGGGCTGCCGACCCGGCATACCTTTGACGGCAGCGAACCGCGGATCGCCGGCTGGACCCCGGACGGCCGGGTGCTGTACCAGACCCTCCGACACGCGACCCTGCCGAATGCCCAACTCATCCGGCTGAATCCAGCCACCGGCATCCGCGAACCGGTCCCGCTGGCCCAGGCGTCGGAGGGGGTGTACGACTCGGAGGGCACCACGCTGTACTTCACCCGCCTGCCCAAGCAGGGCAGCAGCACCAAACGCTACCGGGGCGGGTGGATCGAGAACCTTTGGCGTTTCGCGCGCGGTGACGCCGAGGCGGTCCGACTGGCGGCGGATTTCGACGGCACCAGCCGCAATCCAATGTGGTGGGCCGACCGGATCCATTTCATCTCGGACCGCGACGGGATCATGAACCTGTGGTCCATGACCACGAACGGCACGGACCTGCAGCAACGAACCCGCCACACCGGGTTCGACATCCAGACCGCCTCGCTCCACGCCGGCCGGGTGGTG
Above is a window of Verrucomicrobiia bacterium DNA encoding:
- the eboE gene encoding metabolite traffic protein EboE; protein product: MKLTHGAHLAYCTNVHRGRDWAETLAGLQEHTLAVRRRVASGRPYAIGLRLSDLASRELSQSTTLRSFRDWLERHHCYVFTINGFPYGNFHGTRVKEQVAQPDWTTPERLAYTNRLFDLLAALLPPGVEGSVSTVPVSFKQFRLGERGLRAARENLWRCVDHQEQLCRRTGRKLHLGLEPEPFGTVENTTECLVLMEQLEADRPGDQRLWEHLGINYDTCHFALQYEEATAALERFRRRGVIVSKIHLSNALRVHPTLEVRRQLDSFLDGVYFHQVIERRADGELVRYQDLEEALATPVSDGPQWDREWRIHFHVPLHAPETGTLGTTAEHVRSTLDVLRQHPNLCHHLEMETYTWEVLPRPLKSARVEDMLVGEYEWTLAELARRGFTPA
- a CDS encoding DUF11 domain-containing protein yields the protein MDLVTSRWLRCWLMVWLAGGILRGQELGLGFQANPDPARVLRTVGYTLNVTNLSGEALNGLVIEVDIRGGVTLTASSNSLGSATNLASVALFTIPALTNRADAVLTYSGVAVDPGVITHRVIGGIGGVAADIALFSTTNIYGVARLTAAWGPFPGGVIQNDLVAGGLTISNEGPDNAAGVVVRQELPAGLHWVSVAPLSLPVEVRDTHAWVTVGSLAAGSEARLQLAFQPEPAGTMPLIAAVEAPGFENPVPPGATSRVDLLVGTGTFADLEITLRSPQVLNRQTGLLEQRIGLSNAGASPVGAARVLVSGWTNGLFNAWGTNGVTPFVTYPSPLAPGQSVELVLQSFSPSRQAGPDPELAAVGVPVPRVPIPEVTGVNGTRLLNWTAGQALLEFPAVEGARYAIRYASTPAMTNSWIVQPLVTAPGSWVQWFDDGPPATLTLPSAAAGRYYQVVEVVWP